One genomic window of Candidatus Nanohalobium constans includes the following:
- a CDS encoding NADPH-dependent FMN reductase: MNFLIVVGTAREGRASIGPAKAVMNEFQNQEHSVELFDLKKRKVPPLGNRTYVEGEEPVAEDIQEFSRLVEKSDGVVLAVPEYNHSIPGILKTLLDHLHPEYENKPFMYVTVSGGSFGGVRALSHLHDITLELGAYPGPDIPISNAGEAFNSDGEILDENYKHRLNNFVKKTAQFTENR, from the coding sequence ATGAACTTCTTAATTGTCGTAGGTACAGCCCGTGAAGGCAGAGCCAGTATCGGACCTGCCAAAGCAGTTATGAACGAGTTTCAAAACCAGGAACACTCAGTAGAACTCTTCGATCTAAAGAAGAGAAAAGTACCGCCTCTCGGTAACAGAACCTATGTAGAGGGCGAAGAACCTGTAGCTGAAGACATCCAAGAGTTCAGCAGACTGGTCGAAAAATCCGACGGAGTAGTACTGGCGGTCCCAGAGTACAACCATTCAATCCCGGGCATCTTGAAAACACTTTTAGACCACTTACACCCTGAATACGAAAACAAACCTTTCATGTATGTAACAGTCTCCGGAGGAAGCTTCGGAGGTGTCAGAGCCCTCAGCCACCTGCATGACATCACACTGGAACTAGGCGCATACCCTGGACCTGATATACCGATCTCCAACGCAGGAGAAGCATTCAACAGTGACGGCGAAATACTTGACGAAAACTACAAACACAGACTCAACAACTTCGTCAAAAAAACAGCACAGTTCACTGAAAACAGGTAA
- a CDS encoding SufD family Fe-S cluster assembly protein: MKLEKIKKDSAKKIDSLEMPESIRTPGRTWTRYPEEVIDIEDIEQVEPDVEAEGDVEFFTGEEAFEKAGKKFFDLIKSDENKLNAVHAANINALIYAEVSGEAELHIQYENDGPVLSHLIVDAKDNADLTVTEETESEEFNSSFTEIYVGENASVEYGVVEKPGNFSYSRRKAITQKYGKINWLNGMFTGDLNRTKIETVLKGDNSETEQTGVWYPTREQHHDISLHVRHIGDNTKCDMDSRSVVDHKARSLYEGLQKVEEKAVDTSSFQDQETLMLSDKAESDASPKLMIEDPNVEASHAAAAGTIEKAKQHYLESRGLNNEQAERLVVKGFFEPVMREIEVPRVKNSIREEVERKLDEKRSE, translated from the coding sequence GTGAAGCTAGAAAAGATAAAGAAGGATTCAGCCAAAAAAATTGACTCTCTCGAAATGCCAGAATCAATCAGAACTCCTGGACGAACATGGACACGGTATCCGGAAGAAGTAATTGATATAGAAGATATTGAACAAGTTGAGCCAGATGTAGAGGCTGAAGGAGATGTAGAATTCTTTACTGGCGAGGAAGCTTTTGAGAAAGCAGGTAAGAAGTTCTTTGACCTTATCAAGTCCGATGAAAACAAGTTAAACGCGGTCCACGCTGCCAATATCAACGCACTGATCTATGCAGAAGTTTCTGGAGAAGCAGAACTACATATTCAATACGAAAATGATGGTCCTGTGCTCAGCCATCTAATCGTAGATGCAAAGGATAACGCAGATTTAACTGTAACAGAAGAAACAGAGAGCGAAGAATTCAACTCATCTTTCACTGAGATCTACGTTGGGGAAAACGCATCAGTAGAGTATGGAGTAGTTGAAAAGCCTGGAAACTTCTCCTACAGCAGAAGAAAAGCCATAACACAGAAATACGGGAAAATCAACTGGTTGAACGGAATGTTTACAGGGGATTTGAACAGAACTAAGATTGAAACTGTCTTGAAAGGAGATAACTCGGAGACTGAGCAGACTGGTGTATGGTATCCGACAAGAGAACAGCACCACGATATTTCTCTCCATGTAAGACATATCGGCGATAACACGAAGTGTGATATGGATTCGAGAAGTGTAGTAGACCACAAAGCTAGAAGCTTGTATGAAGGTCTTCAGAAAGTTGAGGAGAAGGCTGTTGATACTTCCAGCTTCCAGGATCAGGAGACGCTGATGCTCTCCGACAAAGCAGAATCTGATGCCTCGCCGAAGCTGATGATTGAGGATCCTAATGTTGAGGCATCTCATGCAGCGGCGGCAGGAACAATTGAGAAAGCAAAGCAGCACTACCTAGAGTCTAGAGGCTTGAACAATGAGCAGGCAGAAAGACTTGTGGTCAAAGGCTTCTTTGAGCCCGTGATGCGCGAGATAGAAGTACCTAGAGTTAAGAACTCTATCAGGGAAGAAGTTGAGCGGAAGCTGGATGAGAAAAGGTCTGAATAA
- a CDS encoding MATE family efflux transporter — MSLDKIEGRFSASLNWFKSQFKSKEELNLLDGPVGKNLFYLSLPVIVINLLQTMYNLADTFWLGQYSNGALEAITYAFPLVFFLISLGMGLAVAGSVLVAQNEGSGNRKKRNYAASQTIMFSALASVIIGAVGFLFIGDFVPLLGASGQVAAAATSYLQVISLGLFSMFGFLVFQSLMRGYGDTVTPMLLMLGTVILNIIIDPLFIFGAGPIPELGVTGAAIATVFARSLSLIIGVYILFTGSKGIQISLSQMKPDLSFFKKMIGIGIPASAEQTGRSISVNALVAVVGVIFAGTVVAGYGIAVRIFSMVFLPAAAVGRGVESMTGQNLGAGNYDRAAETARFGAKWTFIILTALGAVTFLFAQPISSVFTKSTEIASVSAEFLRYVSFSFGFIGVLRAYNGSFRGAGKTLTAAAISITTLAVIRLPIAYFGALEIGTEGVWIAFFISNVGGALIAYLWYQRGTWRQKLTEKQEAQGETAEEAEGFGETITETAVAKINNLISGSAARE, encoded by the coding sequence ATGTCTCTAGATAAAATCGAAGGAAGATTTTCCGCATCGCTTAACTGGTTCAAGAGCCAGTTCAAATCTAAGGAAGAGTTAAACTTGTTGGACGGCCCTGTGGGTAAGAACCTTTTCTATCTCTCGCTGCCGGTCATAGTAATCAATTTGCTGCAGACGATGTACAATCTGGCTGATACCTTCTGGCTTGGTCAGTACAGTAACGGAGCACTTGAAGCAATCACCTATGCTTTTCCTCTCGTCTTCTTCCTGATCTCACTTGGAATGGGATTAGCTGTGGCTGGCAGCGTGCTAGTAGCGCAAAACGAAGGCTCAGGTAACAGGAAGAAGAGAAACTATGCAGCATCCCAGACAATAATGTTCAGCGCATTAGCCTCAGTTATTATAGGTGCTGTAGGATTCCTCTTTATCGGAGACTTTGTACCGCTACTTGGAGCATCCGGACAGGTTGCAGCTGCAGCAACAAGCTATCTACAGGTAATATCACTTGGACTGTTTTCAATGTTCGGATTCCTGGTATTTCAGTCGCTTATGCGAGGTTACGGCGATACTGTTACACCCATGCTGCTGATGCTTGGAACAGTCATACTCAACATCATAATCGATCCATTGTTCATCTTCGGAGCAGGACCAATCCCAGAACTAGGGGTTACAGGCGCTGCCATCGCAACAGTATTTGCAAGATCCCTATCCCTGATTATAGGAGTGTACATACTGTTCACAGGTAGTAAAGGAATCCAGATATCTCTAAGTCAGATGAAGCCGGATCTCTCCTTCTTCAAGAAGATGATTGGAATCGGCATACCTGCCTCAGCGGAACAGACAGGAAGATCAATATCTGTCAACGCACTGGTTGCGGTTGTAGGAGTTATATTTGCGGGAACAGTTGTCGCAGGCTACGGTATTGCTGTAAGAATATTTTCCATGGTTTTCCTTCCTGCAGCAGCAGTTGGTAGAGGAGTAGAGTCCATGACAGGTCAGAACCTGGGAGCAGGAAACTATGATAGAGCTGCGGAGACAGCAAGGTTCGGAGCAAAATGGACATTCATAATACTGACAGCTCTCGGCGCAGTCACCTTCCTGTTCGCCCAACCAATATCCTCTGTCTTCACCAAAAGTACAGAAATCGCCTCTGTATCAGCAGAATTCTTAAGATATGTCTCATTCAGCTTCGGATTCATAGGAGTATTAAGAGCGTACAATGGAAGTTTCCGAGGCGCAGGTAAGACTTTGACTGCAGCAGCCATCTCTATAACGACTTTGGCAGTTATCCGTCTTCCTATCGCTTACTTCGGTGCATTAGAGATAGGGACAGAAGGTGTCTGGATTGCATTCTTCATTTCGAATGTTGGAGGCGCCTTGATAGCTTATCTCTGGTATCAGAGAGGTACATGGCGTCAGAAGCTGACAGAGAAACAAGAAGCGCAAGGTGAGACAGCGGAAGAGGCAGAAGGTTTCGGTGAAACTATTACAGAAACAGCGGTCGCAAAAATCAACAACCTTATCTCCGGATCGGCTGCTAGAGAATAA